The following coding sequences lie in one Tichowtungia aerotolerans genomic window:
- a CDS encoding class I SAM-dependent rRNA methyltransferase, which yields MEKFKHNHIMVPMFGNAIEKRAGLEKVTDAYRLVHRDECGPFSIDRYGEWLLVTGYDESISSAELLKRLEPELRKLPYRGGIVRTNVRDPHRRKLFKDTVAFGEPVPESFFVTEHGLKYEISLNDSQHPGLFLDQRESRRRVAAAASGKRVANLFSFTCSFSVTAAAAGAEVVFSVDLAGGCLDRGKRNFEANGLAESGRGKFIQEDVRKWLARQLRRQDSDPSGFPKWDLIICDPPVFAAAPKKGTAFSVEKEWPFLSKSIHSILSPGGAALFANNHRAGNDSFYFSVLQQQFPKVEPLKSPADFPTIGNPHVRSYWCC from the coding sequence TTGGAAAAATTTAAACATAACCATATTATGGTTCCAATGTTTGGAAATGCGATAGAGAAACGGGCTGGATTGGAAAAGGTGACGGATGCATACCGGTTGGTGCACCGGGACGAGTGCGGGCCGTTTTCGATTGACCGCTACGGCGAGTGGCTGCTGGTGACCGGCTATGACGAATCGATTTCCTCTGCCGAACTCCTAAAGCGGCTGGAGCCCGAACTTCGGAAACTTCCATACCGCGGAGGAATTGTCCGCACCAATGTGCGCGATCCTCACCGTCGCAAACTGTTCAAGGATACAGTCGCTTTCGGCGAACCGGTTCCGGAATCTTTCTTTGTGACAGAGCACGGGCTAAAGTACGAAATTTCGCTGAACGATTCACAGCATCCGGGCCTGTTCCTCGACCAGCGCGAGTCGCGCCGCCGCGTAGCCGCGGCCGCGTCCGGCAAGCGGGTTGCCAACCTTTTCTCATTCACCTGTTCGTTTTCAGTCACCGCAGCCGCAGCGGGTGCGGAAGTGGTTTTTTCGGTTGATCTTGCCGGGGGCTGCCTCGACCGGGGAAAACGGAATTTTGAAGCAAACGGACTGGCGGAAAGCGGGCGCGGAAAGTTTATTCAGGAAGACGTCCGCAAATGGCTGGCGCGCCAGTTACGTCGCCAGGACTCTGACCCGTCCGGTTTTCCCAAATGGGACCTGATTATCTGCGACCCACCGGTCTTCGCGGCGGCACCGAAAAAAGGAACCGCCTTTTCGGTAGAGAAAGAATGGCCCTTCCTTTCCAAAAGCATCCATTCCATTCTGTCTCCCGGCGGAGCCGCCCTTTTTGCAAACAATCATCGGGCAGGAAATGACAGCTTCTATTTTTCCGTATTACAGCAGCAATTCCCTAAAGTTGAGCCCTTGAAATCTCCCGCAGATTTTCCAACCATTGGAAATCCGCATGTCCGCTCTTACTGGTGCTGTTAA
- a CDS encoding YehS family protein — protein sequence MTNNDTLRRLRYALNRNDLAIAEITSKSGRKTTEAEVAAWLKLEDEPGFAVLPDQDLCSFLDGLIIEKRGPHPSGNVPEPVEYLSNNEILKKLRIAYSFKSDDMLAVFTKVDFDVSNAELGSFFRSAGHPKFAKCPEQVLRKFIKGLSL from the coding sequence ATGACCAATAACGACACACTGCGCCGTCTACGCTATGCCCTGAACCGCAACGACCTGGCTATCGCCGAAATCACCTCAAAATCTGGCCGCAAAACGACCGAGGCTGAAGTTGCCGCCTGGCTGAAACTTGAAGATGAGCCGGGTTTCGCTGTGCTTCCCGATCAGGATCTTTGCAGCTTTCTGGATGGACTGATCATTGAAAAGCGCGGCCCGCATCCATCAGGAAACGTACCGGAGCCGGTCGAATACCTTTCCAACAACGAAATTCTCAAAAAGCTGCGGATCGCCTACAGCTTCAAATCCGACGATATGCTTGCTGTTTTCACAAAAGTCGACTTCGACGTTTCAAATGCTGAGCTTGGCTCTTTTTTTCGCAGCGCCGGTCATCCCAAATTTGCAAAATGTCCCGAACAGGTTCTCCGCAAATTCATCAAAGGCCTTAGCCTGTAA
- the ettA gene encoding energy-dependent translational throttle protein EttA, translated as MAGEYVYNLQNLTKQHDSKTVLDDVTLAFFFGAKIGVIGSNGSGKSSLLRIMAGVDTDYMGEVQIAKRARIGYLEQEPQLDNSKTVMGNVMEGVAEAQAMLDRYDEIWELLSGDVSDEESEALNDEVAKLQDVIDTQDLWNLDNKVEMAMDALRLPPGDAQADKLSGGEKRRVALCRLLISNPDVLLLDEPTNHLDAESVAWLEEYLVRFTGTLIVITHDRYFLNNVTEWVLELDAGRTFPYKGNYEAWLEQKQAMLAMQNKQAASRSKVLARELEWVRANPSGRRAKSQARLKNYEKLAAQEIDTREESVEIQIPSGERLGNLVVRANGLTKYYGERVIMENVSFDLPPGGIVGVIGGNGAGKTTLFRMITGQEEPTGGSLEIGPTVNLSYVDQSRDDLNPDNTIYEEICNGNEWVDLGGKRMNGRAYCGKFNFKGSEQQKPVGILSGGERNRVHLAKLLQRAGNLLLLDEPTNDLDVTTLRALEEALLSFGGCAVVVSHDRWFLDRIATHILAFEGDSKVTWFEGNYEAYHEERRRLLGDDADKPHRIKFRPVSHH; from the coding sequence ATGGCCGGCGAATACGTTTACAACCTGCAGAATCTGACCAAACAGCACGACAGCAAGACGGTGCTCGACGACGTGACCCTCGCCTTTTTCTTCGGCGCCAAGATCGGAGTGATCGGAAGCAACGGCTCGGGTAAATCAAGCCTGCTGCGCATTATGGCGGGCGTGGATACCGACTACATGGGCGAAGTACAAATCGCTAAGCGTGCACGTATCGGCTACCTCGAACAGGAACCGCAGCTCGACAATTCAAAAACCGTGATGGGCAATGTCATGGAAGGAGTCGCTGAAGCGCAGGCGATGCTCGATCGCTACGACGAAATCTGGGAGCTTCTTTCCGGCGATGTGTCCGACGAGGAATCCGAGGCGTTAAACGATGAAGTCGCCAAACTGCAGGATGTGATCGACACACAGGATCTGTGGAACCTCGACAACAAGGTGGAAATGGCAATGGATGCCCTGCGTCTGCCGCCGGGTGACGCACAGGCCGACAAGCTGTCCGGCGGTGAAAAGCGCCGCGTGGCGCTGTGCCGCCTGCTGATTTCCAATCCGGATGTGCTGCTGCTCGACGAGCCGACCAACCATCTCGACGCAGAGTCGGTCGCGTGGCTGGAGGAATATCTGGTGCGCTTCACGGGCACGCTGATTGTGATTACCCATGACCGTTACTTCCTTAATAACGTCACCGAATGGGTTCTTGAACTCGATGCGGGCCGCACCTTCCCCTACAAAGGCAACTATGAAGCGTGGCTGGAACAGAAACAGGCGATGCTCGCCATGCAGAACAAGCAGGCCGCCTCGCGCAGCAAAGTGCTGGCGCGCGAGCTCGAATGGGTGCGCGCCAACCCGTCCGGCCGCCGCGCAAAAAGCCAGGCCCGTCTGAAAAACTACGAGAAGCTCGCTGCGCAGGAAATTGATACCCGCGAAGAAAGCGTCGAAATCCAGATTCCATCCGGCGAACGGCTCGGAAATCTGGTTGTGCGCGCCAATGGACTGACCAAATACTACGGCGAACGCGTCATCATGGAAAACGTCAGCTTCGACCTGCCGCCCGGCGGAATCGTCGGCGTGATCGGCGGTAACGGAGCGGGGAAAACCACCCTCTTCCGCATGATCACCGGACAGGAGGAACCAACCGGCGGCTCGCTCGAAATCGGCCCGACCGTCAACCTGTCCTACGTCGATCAGAGCCGCGATGACCTGAATCCGGACAACACGATCTATGAAGAAATCTGCAACGGCAACGAGTGGGTTGACCTTGGCGGAAAACGGATGAACGGCCGTGCCTACTGCGGCAAATTCAACTTTAAAGGCAGCGAACAGCAGAAGCCGGTCGGCATCCTGTCCGGCGGAGAACGCAACCGCGTGCATCTGGCCAAACTGCTGCAGCGCGCCGGCAACCTGCTGCTGCTCGACGAACCGACCAACGACCTCGATGTAACCACCCTGCGCGCGCTCGAAGAAGCGCTCTTAAGCTTCGGCGGTTGCGCCGTGGTCGTCAGCCATGACCGCTGGTTCCTCGACCGCATCGCCACGCACATCCTGGCGTTTGAAGGCGACAGTAAAGTAACCTGGTTCGAAGGAAACTACGAGGCCTACCACGAAGAGCGCCGCCGCCTGCTCGGCGATGACGCCGACAAGCCGCACCGCATCAAATTCCGGCCTGTGTCACATCATTGA
- a CDS encoding PEP-CTERM sorting domain-containing protein produces MKLIKHLLLTIIVMCTQSFGDLSITSDTTYWVPVTYGTNTPDAFADQQTGLVSGDLVGDENHAAFYTQFDDAGTADLTDGTIAFRARINSVKNESKMDFDYNLFVGMDANLDGALDLFLGIDNNPNGTGQLAIWFPGNGANTGPSTTTIVSPPTLTFDEVIGVNYYFTLIGAEIDPNASSYDVDGGGSTDAFISFSFNFNDIVSVLSSNGISIDQSTPINYVMATATQNNSLNMDLNGVNGGTDSTLTFSELGATSDTFSPDGVPEPAVVALLGTGGLVLMISRRMKQSKDRSLQQ; encoded by the coding sequence ATGAAATTAATAAAACATCTTCTGCTAACCATTATAGTGATGTGCACACAAAGCTTTGGTGATTTATCCATCACCTCCGATACTACCTACTGGGTTCCTGTCACCTACGGAACAAACACTCCGGACGCATTTGCGGATCAGCAGACCGGCCTCGTTTCCGGAGATCTGGTCGGAGACGAAAATCATGCTGCATTTTATACCCAGTTTGACGATGCCGGGACAGCCGACCTGACAGATGGAACAATCGCCTTTCGCGCCCGTATCAACTCCGTAAAAAATGAATCGAAGATGGATTTCGACTACAACCTCTTTGTTGGAATGGATGCAAACCTGGACGGAGCCCTGGATCTGTTTCTTGGCATAGATAACAACCCGAACGGAACCGGACAGCTGGCCATCTGGTTCCCCGGAAACGGGGCCAATACCGGACCAAGCACAACAACAATCGTATCTCCTCCAACACTTACTTTTGATGAGGTTATCGGAGTAAATTACTATTTCACACTGATCGGCGCTGAAATTGACCCAAATGCATCAAGTTATGATGTCGATGGAGGAGGAAGTACAGACGCATTCATCAGCTTCAGCTTTAACTTTAACGATATCGTCTCGGTTCTCAGCTCCAACGGCATCAGCATCGATCAGAGCACGCCAATCAATTATGTAATGGCTACCGCCACGCAGAACAACAGCTTAAACATGGACCTGAACGGCGTGAACGGAGGAACTGACTCCACGCTGACATTTTCCGAGCTTGGAGCCACATCGGACACATTCTCGCCGGATGGTGTTCCAGAGCCGGCAGTGGTTGCTCTTCTGGGAACCGGGGGGCTTGTCCTGATGATCTCAAGACGAATGAAACAGTCTAAAGATCGTTCTCTTCAGCAATAA
- a CDS encoding glycosyltransferase family 4 protein, with protein sequence MKLAFGHHRNFLHQGETRPGTFGLHTAAENIALSLEAETGSIEQLGPLRNLCSPIAAARIAGYQRICSRLYYGWAEPSLSRNYGRQMARKLKYSDVDVVLCNETKHAAYLHTDRKVALWTDTLYGGIFDYYQTFSNLCSRTRRAMEQMDRAAVENCDLLVFASDWASQNAIRLYGANPDKVKTIPYGANFTSGMTRNEAENLVESKRFDGPCRLLFAGVEWTRKGGDTAIRVVEKLRSSGISVEITFLGTDPGKHMDSIPEFVHCAGFLSLNKPDELEKMKQLYRNAHFLLQPCRAECFGHIFPEANSFALPAIASNTGGIPTAVHDGINGYCVNVEDVDAYANRISEHFQSPEKYRALSINAFDDYHNRLSWQKSVQTLIRTLEK encoded by the coding sequence ATGAAACTGGCGTTTGGACATCATCGCAACTTTCTGCATCAGGGGGAAACCCGCCCCGGGACATTCGGACTCCATACTGCCGCAGAAAACATTGCGCTCAGCCTCGAAGCGGAAACCGGCTCCATCGAGCAGCTCGGCCCGCTTCGCAATCTCTGTTCACCGATAGCGGCAGCTCGAATTGCGGGCTATCAAAGGATCTGCAGCAGGCTGTATTACGGATGGGCAGAACCGTCTTTAAGTCGCAATTACGGACGCCAAATGGCCCGCAAACTCAAATACAGCGATGTAGACGTTGTGCTGTGCAATGAAACCAAACACGCGGCTTACCTGCATACAGACCGCAAAGTTGCTCTGTGGACGGATACGCTGTACGGAGGAATTTTTGATTATTACCAAACGTTCAGCAACCTGTGCAGCCGCACCCGCAGGGCCATGGAACAAATGGATCGCGCCGCGGTTGAAAATTGCGACTTACTGGTGTTTGCCTCTGACTGGGCGAGCCAGAACGCCATCCGGCTCTACGGAGCGAACCCCGACAAAGTAAAAACAATCCCTTATGGAGCCAACTTCACCTCCGGAATGACACGAAACGAGGCCGAAAATCTCGTTGAATCCAAACGATTCGACGGCCCATGCCGCCTCCTCTTTGCCGGTGTAGAATGGACCCGCAAAGGCGGCGATACAGCAATCCGAGTCGTCGAAAAACTGCGTTCCTCCGGAATCTCCGTCGAAATCACCTTTCTCGGAACAGATCCAGGCAAACACATGGATTCGATTCCCGAGTTTGTACATTGCGCCGGATTTCTATCTCTGAACAAACCGGATGAACTGGAAAAAATGAAACAGCTCTACCGCAATGCTCATTTCCTGCTCCAACCCTGTCGGGCAGAATGCTTTGGTCACATTTTCCCGGAAGCCAACAGTTTTGCCCTGCCGGCTATTGCCTCAAATACCGGCGGTATTCCGACTGCGGTGCACGACGGAATCAACGGATACTGCGTGAATGTTGAAGATGTGGACGCATATGCAAATCGAATCTCTGAGCATTTCCAAAGCCCCGAAAAATATCGCGCATTGTCTATCAACGCATTTGATGACTACCATAACCGGCTGAGCTGGCAAAAATCGGTGCAAACGCTCATTCGCACTCTCGAGAAATAA
- a CDS encoding glycosyltransferase family 2 protein: protein MRICFGMAARNEQEIIPTTLRSLFAQSVFSSDIDVEFICVANNCTDRTAQVAQETIDAFLEKTENPSRLRLEVFETETPGKNNVINHTVHNFGHPETDYFFFIDADISFITTDVIQSMIDALEAKPDAFIASDRPVKHVAFKKRQNLFDRISMRTSYINQNAPGQIFGQLYIARGDFMRHFLLPHEIIQDDGFVKKMAVTNFLTEPDDPERRVASAHAAYHLFEAYTRPYDIYATQRRQISGYMIHEWHWTFLKSQIQKGEDAGDVIMRLTKENPHWSTELVDRKVKESDTKRHYRIVIRTRISRWKHSTTTKKLTQLPLLLFQLALDSVVYQDARRVIQKNRSSIWRDTSSSAESLAS from the coding sequence ATGAGAATCTGTTTCGGCATGGCTGCACGCAATGAGCAGGAGATCATCCCGACCACCCTGAGAAGCCTGTTTGCTCAGTCTGTTTTCAGCTCGGATATTGATGTGGAGTTTATCTGCGTGGCAAACAACTGCACCGACAGAACGGCTCAGGTTGCACAGGAAACCATCGATGCCTTTCTTGAAAAAACAGAGAACCCTTCCCGACTTCGCCTTGAGGTTTTTGAAACAGAAACTCCCGGCAAAAACAATGTGATCAACCATACGGTTCATAACTTTGGACATCCGGAAACCGACTACTTCTTTTTTATTGATGCAGACATCAGCTTCATTACCACCGATGTGATTCAAAGCATGATCGATGCCCTGGAAGCCAAACCCGATGCATTCATCGCCAGCGATCGACCGGTAAAACATGTCGCTTTCAAAAAAAGGCAGAACCTGTTCGACCGCATTTCGATGCGCACATCCTACATCAACCAAAATGCCCCGGGACAGATTTTCGGACAGCTGTACATCGCCCGCGGCGATTTCATGCGCCACTTCCTGCTTCCGCACGAAATCATTCAGGACGACGGATTCGTTAAAAAAATGGCTGTCACTAATTTTTTGACTGAACCGGATGATCCGGAACGGCGCGTAGCTTCCGCTCATGCAGCCTATCACCTGTTCGAGGCCTACACCCGTCCATACGACATTTATGCCACCCAGCGTCGACAGATCAGCGGATACATGATCCATGAATGGCACTGGACTTTCCTCAAATCGCAAATACAGAAAGGCGAAGATGCCGGCGATGTCATCATGCGCCTTACAAAAGAAAACCCGCACTGGTCCACCGAACTGGTCGACCGAAAAGTGAAAGAAAGCGACACAAAACGCCACTACCGCATTGTGATCAGAACACGTATCAGCCGCTGGAAACACAGCACCACGACCAAAAAACTGACCCAGCTGCCGCTGCTGCTTTTTCAACTGGCACTCGACTCGGTGGTCTATCAGGACGCAAGACGGGTGATCCAGAAGAACCGTTCATCGATCTGGCGCGATACATCCAGCAGCGCAGAAAGCCTTGCATCATGA
- a CDS encoding 4'-phosphopantetheinyl transferase family protein, whose product MKKANSITLWSLRIPEHRDQVPACRDILTSSEHERAARFINAADQERYILCRGMLRRTLSEMLSRDPAAIVFNRNALGKPYLPNRELEFNVSHSRDRLLIAIAADRAVGVDIEFRRDGVPMTAIAKRWFAPAEKEFFQGLEDPQTGFFDIWALKEAYVKARGEGIFRELRSFCVPLPYRSGIPAADTDANWGFQSLEIDPHYSAALVWKKRSFDEDPPEVHIQ is encoded by the coding sequence ATGAAAAAAGCAAATTCCATTACTCTTTGGAGCCTCCGGATTCCTGAACACCGGGACCAGGTTCCTGCATGTCGCGATATCTTAACCAGCTCAGAGCATGAGCGCGCAGCCAGGTTCATAAACGCCGCAGATCAGGAACGCTACATCCTCTGCCGAGGAATGCTGCGCCGAACCCTGTCCGAAATGCTCAGCCGCGATCCTGCCGCCATTGTTTTCAATCGCAACGCACTGGGGAAACCCTATCTTCCGAACAGAGAACTGGAGTTTAATGTGTCGCACTCCCGCGATCGGCTGCTGATCGCCATCGCGGCCGACCGGGCCGTCGGCGTGGATATTGAGTTCCGTCGGGATGGAGTTCCGATGACGGCCATTGCCAAACGCTGGTTTGCCCCAGCGGAAAAAGAGTTTTTCCAAGGTTTGGAAGACCCTCAAACCGGATTTTTTGACATCTGGGCCCTGAAAGAAGCGTATGTTAAAGCCCGAGGGGAAGGCATTTTCAGAGAACTTCGCTCATTTTGCGTTCCGCTTCCATACCGCTCCGGAATACCCGCGGCAGATACAGATGCGAACTGGGGTTTCCAGTCTTTGGAAATTGACCCGCATTATTCGGCCGCTTTAGTATGGAAAAAACGTTCGTTTGATGAAGACCCACCGGAGGTGCATATCCAATGA